A section of the Oryza sativa Japonica Group chromosome 1, ASM3414082v1 genome encodes:
- the LOC107276174 gene encoding uncharacterized protein, which translates to MATLRARKRGRGGAGAGAAAVLGALGLGGFAGLDLHRAAPAGEAELEQLAAAYDRASGRISVSIRGAGVSASPADLAAALGLPLGPAALGPEVDASVFRSEEAIAAARGFLRDRVLLGGGGGGGRELPGEAAVALRLVEEGKAYAVDWCRLFWELLKMDLVSGKPRRYAPHLLRLIEYQRPELFAEVDGSSPLGKRRKSAAFSRQCQWEDEKETDLIDAECGDSRTQAAEAEVERSSQSIGDLEEMPVFGERKQFNAVDLVGYKSSIVGLGEWIHGVNEGNAELGSQKSLPSEIEVSGCEMGGNAAAGLTAKDQSSNDSSLLSLLRTMDEQDDSSSHQNVISGAKPQPGPNQQSIIEIEDEEDDDDDQVGVGHVPPNIQNGHFGLNNYFVQQRATEGFQNDQTLPSFLACTQQIKACMDDNFLDKMKALMDARAANQRMINMITQKDYMIAATKRDILEDLGARHVMISQFEHDIELMRLTIQQYRKLFENTSAAYLEYRNRMSREEGDGSSLEVIGIADETEQFVRMQQLDIYQRLNKFQKLWLTKYSDLVGHLTRVAECMTYLSNGLQRLKDSTTIPDLNNGLEGEELGKELLSKTKDAEREGEGDHCSSAVVIDELAQPDQRNDKESMIVNGVSGICNEDEV; encoded by the exons ATGGCGACCCTCCGCGCGCGCAagcgggggcggggcggcgccggcgccggcgcggcggcggtgctcggggCGCTCGGGCTCGGGGGCTTCGCGGGGCTCGACCTCCACCGCGCGGCGCCCGCGGGCGAGGCCGAGCTCGAGCAGCTCGCCGCGGCGTACGACCGCGCCTCGGGCCGCATTTCCGTCTCCATCCGCGGCGCGGGCGTCTCCGCCTCGCCCGCGGACCTCGCGGCCGCCCTCGGGCTGCCGCTCGGCCCGGCCGCGCTGGGCCCCGAGGTGGACGCGTCCGTGTTCCGCTCCGAGGAGGCGATCGCCGCCGCGAGGGGGTTCCTCCGCGATCGCGTGCTGctgggaggcggtggtggtggtggccgggaGTTGCCGGGGGAGGCTGCGGTGGCGCTGCGGCTGGTGGAGGAGGGGAAGGCTTACGCGGTGGATTGGTGCCGGTTGTTTTGGGAGTTGCTGAAGATGGATTTGGTGAGCGGGAAGCCACGGCGCTACgcgccgcacctcctccgtctgATCGAGTACCAAAGGCCCGAGCTTTTCGCCGAGGTTGATGGGAGTTCGCCTCTtgggaaaagaaggaaaagcgCGGCGTTTTCGCGGCAATGCCAGTGGGAAGATGAAAAGGAGACGGACTTGATTGACGCAGAGTGTGGAGATTCTCGTACCCAGGCGGCTGAAGCAGAGGTGGAGAGGAGCAGCCAGAGCATTGGAGACTTGGAGGAGATGCCAGTTTTTGGAGAGCGCAAGCAATTCAATGCTGTTGATCTTGTGGGTTACAAAAGTTCAATTGTTGGATTGGGGGAATGGATCCATGGAGTGAACGAGGGAAATGCGGAGCTTGGATCTCAGAAAAGCTTGCCTTCAGAAATCGAGGTTTCGGGCTGTGAGATGGGAGGTAATGCTGCTGCTGGTTTGACCGCCAAAGATCAGAGCTCGAATGATTCGTCTCTCCTTAGCCTTCTTCGCACAATGGATGAGCAAGATGACTCCTCAAGCCATCAGAATGTGATCTCCGGGGCCAAGCCCCAACCAGGGCCAAATCAGCAGAGCATAATTGAGATCGAAGATGAAgaggatgacgatgatgatcaGGTGGGTGTTGGTCATGTCCCTCCCAACATTCAAAATGGACATTTTGGCCTCAACAATTATTTTGTGCAACAGAGGGCAACAGAAGGCTTTCAAAATGATCAAACGCTTCCATCTTTCCTTGCCTGCACACAGCAAATTAAAGCTTGCATGGATGACAACTTCTTGGATAAGATGAAGGCTCTCATGGATGCTCGAGCTGCTAACCAGCGCATGATTAACATGATAACACAAAAGGATTATATGATTGCAGCCACCAAGAGGGACATACTGGAGGATCTTGGAGCAAGGCACGTTATGATCAGTCAATTCGAACATGACATTGAATTGATGCGTCTCACCATTCAACAATACCGAAAGTTGTTTGAGAACACTTCTGCTGCATATCTAGAGTATAGGAACAGGATGTCACGTGAGGAGGGTGATGGTTCATCTCTGGAAGTTATTGGCATAGCTGATGAGACGGAGCAATTTGTTAGGATGCAGCAACTGGACATTTATCAGAGGCTTAATAAGTTTCAAAAGCTTTGGCTCACGAAATATTCAGATCTTGTTGGGCATTTGACAAGAGTAGCAGAATGCATGACATACCTCAGTAATGGACTGCAAAGACTGAAAGATTCAACAACAATTCCCGACCTTAACAATG GCTTGGAAGGCGAAGAATTGGGCAAAGAATTGCTGAGTAAGACAAAAGATGCAGAGCGGGAAGGTGAAGGGGATCATTGCAGTAGCGCTGTAGTG ATAGATGAATTAGCACAACCTGATCAGAGGAATGATAAGGAGAGCATGATTGTCAATGGAGTTTCTGGAATCTGCAACGAAGATGAGGTGTAG